The Osmia bicornis bicornis chromosome 16, iOsmBic2.1, whole genome shotgun sequence genome includes the window gaaaaaagagaaggaaagagaagaagaaaagtggAAGAACCAGATGAAGAAGCATGCGAGCAGTCCGAAAGAGAGCATGAAAGAAACAGaacagaaagagagaagaaacaggagaagaaaaaagggacaagaggaaaagaaagaaaagaggatgGAAGCTGGACAATAGGATTTTGGAACTGCGCAGGAGTATTAAATAAAGATATAGAATTTTGGGAGACAATAAAAGAGTGGGACGTGGTAGTGCTTATAGAAACTTGGCTGGAAGAGAAAGGTTGGGACAAGATAAGAGACAGGATGCCAAAAGGATACAGGTGGGAAGCGCAACTAgcgaaaaggaaaaacaaaaaaggaagagCAATAGGGGGGATGATAATGGGAGTAAAGGAGGAAATATTGGGCAAGGGAGGGAGGATTATAATGGAGGAAGGGAAAGAGGACATAATATTGGCTGAATGCAAAGGGGGGAAATTAAACTGGAGGATAGTAGGAGTGTACGTAAACGGAGACATGGAAACAAAGATAAAGGAACTCAGACCATGGTTAGAAGAAACAGGGGAAGGGAGAAGGACGATAATAGGAGGCGATTTTAATGCGAGAACGGGAGAAGAGGGGGGAAGCAAGACAGAGGAGGAGGATGAAGAAAgagatgaaaaaagaaaatccaaAGATAAGAAGTGCAATGCGGAAGGAAAGAGATTACTAGAGGCGCTGAGGGAGACTGGTTGGACTATACTGAATGGAACGATAGAAGGGGACAAGGATGGTGAATTTACATACACAGGGGCTAGAGGAGAAACAGTGATAGACTACGTTATAGtagaggaagaaggaagagaagagaTTAAAAAGATGGAAATTGGGGACAAGATAGATTCAGACCACCACCCCTTAATAGTGGAAGTGAGAGAGGGGGGAGTGCAATGCATAGCGgaagaaaggagaaggaaGACAGCGCCAAGAGAGGTCGGAACAGGGAAGGAGTGAATTTAGAAAAGGAATATGCTGGAAGAAAGCGAAGAACAAAGAGTTGAACGACGATTTGGAGATAACTCTAGAAGAATTCAGGAAAGGCCTAGAGAGAGGAAGTAAGAAAGGGCGCAAGACCAAGAGGAATGGATGGTGGGACGAGGAGTGCAAAGGGAGAAAAAAGGAGGTTAGGAAAGTGCTAAGAGACTggagaaaagggagaaaagaGGTAGAGAGCTACAAGAAGGCAAAGAATGAATACAATAGGCTAtgcgaagagaaaaagaaagaagaaaatgaaaggtTTGTAAAAGAGATAGAGGGGGTGAAAACAGACAAAGATGTATGGAGAATAGTCAACAGGGAGAGAAAAAGGAGAGGGCAGCCCCAGACGAGCATATCGGAGGAAGAGTGGAAAACACATTTTATGAACTTACTGGGAGGGACGGAAGAAAAAGTAGTGATGGGGGGAGCCagaatagcagaagaggacggagaaaaagaaataagtaaGGAGGAGATAAGAAAGGCAGTGGCGAAATTGAAGGATGGGAAAGCGGTGGGGGGGGGATGGGATTCCAAACGAGGTCTGGAAATATGGGGGGGAGGAAGTATCAGAATGGGCATGGGAGGTATGCAACAGGGTCTGGAGAGGAGAGGGCTGGCCGGAGGGCTGGAAGGAGGGGATAATCGCGCCAATCaaaaaaaagggaaatggAAACCAGGCGGGAGATTACAGGGGGGTGACACTGATGCCGACACTGTATAAGATATACACAGCGGTATTGACGGAGAGACTGAGGCAAGAGGCAGAAAGCAAGAAAATGATACCGGATAACCAGACGGGATTTAGGAAAGGAATGGGCACGATGGACAATATATATGTACTGAATTTCCTGGTAAATAGgcaaataaagaaagagaaaggaaaggTGATGGCGTGCTTTATCGACTTGAAAGCCGCATTCGACTCGGTAGACAGAGGTGTGCTGATGGAAGCATTAAGAGAAAGGGGTGTAAGAAAAGGACTCAGGGAACGAATTAAGGAAGTGCTGAGAGAAACCAAAAGTAGAGTAAGAACAAATGAAGGAGCAACAGAGCCATTTTGGACAGCGAGAGGCTTAAGATAGGGATGTCCAATGAGCCCGCTACTATACAATTTACTAACGGCCGACCTGGAAGAGACGATGCGGAAGGGAGGGACGGGAGGGATTAGAACAGGGGAAAGGAAAATATACACGCTAGCATATGCGGACGATGTGGTTCTCCTGgcagagaaagaagaagatttGGCAGCAATGATAAGAAAACTGGAAAGGTATTtagataaaaagaaactaGAGTTGAATAGAGAAAAATCAAAAGTAATGAGATTTAGGAAAGGGGGTGGACGATGGAAGAAGAGGGATTGGGTTTGGAacggaaagaaaatggaagaggTAAAAAGTTTCAAATACCTCGGATACGTGTTCAGAAGAGATGGAGGAGGTGAGTGGCATATCAAACATAGAGTGAGCAGAGCGAGCGCAGCGATGAGACAAGTATGGGGAATTGGAAAAAGAAGATTCGGAAAGGACTGGAAGAGAAGACTATGGTTATGGGACAGACTGATATGGCCGATAATGGCGTATGGGGCCGAAATCTGGGGGTGGAAAGAAAGGAGAGAACTAGAAGGGATCCAAGAGAGATTTCTGAGGTGGACATTAGGGGTGGACTGGTGCACACCGGGGTACATGGTAAGAGAAGAGTTGCAAAGGCCAAAATTGAGAATCAAAGCAGGAAGGCTGGCATGGGGATTCGAGAGGAAGATGTGGGAGGGTAGAGGAGGGGAACTAGCAAGGACCTGCTGGGAGGAGATAGTCAGAGAAGAACAAAAAGAGAGGACAAAAAGCAAATGggaggaagaaaggaaaaaatactTTGAGGAGAGGGGAATAAATCTAACAGCACTGGAAATGAAAAGGAGGGAAGGAGAAATGGGCTTCGAGTGGATTGAAGAAGTAGAGATGCAACAgcaagaaagagagagatggGACAAGATAAGGGAATCAAGATACAATAAATGGTATAAGGAGATCAAGAATGCTGGAATCCCTAAGTACCTGGAAAAGGgatggaaagaagaaagatggAAAAGACTAGCTAGATTTAGGATGGGGAATGAAATAAACGAAGCGAAATAttgggaaaaagaagaaaaaaggaggtGCAGGAAATGCCTGTGGGAGCAGGAATCGTGGGAGCACGTATGGGAAGGGTGTGGGGCAAACAAAGAAAGACAAGAAGGATGGCAAGAAAAAGTTAAAGTACTGCTGGGGGaggaaggagaaggagaaCAATGGATGAaggaaatggaaaaagaaaggtcAATGGATAAAGGCGATACGACGAACAAAAGTGCTAGgatggaagaaaagaaagaacgcGA containing:
- the LOC123988602 gene encoding uncharacterized protein LOC123988602, with protein sequence MPTLYKIYTAVLTERLRQEAESKKMIPDNQTGFRKGMGTMDNIYVLNFLVNRQIKKEKGKVMACFIDLKAAFDSVDRGVLMEALRERGVRKGLRERIKEVLRETKSRVRTNEGATEPFWTARGLR